A stretch of the Pedobacter sp. MC2016-14 genome encodes the following:
- the rpsF gene encoding 30S ribosomal protein S6 — MNQYETVIVLTPLLSEEVAKEALAKFSKIITDSGAEIVQEDNWGLRKLAYPIEKKASGFFHLTEYKSSGELINKLELELKRDERVLRFLTIRLDRHAVAYNEKKRSGAFNKKPKQEAAV, encoded by the coding sequence ATGAATCAGTACGAAACTGTTATCGTTCTAACCCCGTTGTTGTCAGAAGAAGTTGCAAAAGAAGCATTAGCTAAATTTAGCAAAATCATTACTGACAGCGGTGCCGAAATTGTTCAAGAGGACAATTGGGGTTTGAGAAAATTAGCGTATCCGATTGAGAAAAAAGCAAGCGGATTTTTCCACCTTACAGAGTACAAATCTTCAGGTGAATTAATAAACAAGTTGGAGTTAGAGCTTAAACGCGATGAGCGTGTGCTTCGTTTCCTTACCATTAGATTAGACCGTCATGCGGTTGCATATAATGAGAAAAAACGTAGTGGTGCTTTTAACAAAAAACCTAAACAGGAGGCTGCAGTATAA